Proteins from a genomic interval of Shumkonia mesophila:
- a CDS encoding flagellar basal body-associated FliL family protein codes for MAEDLEEIDAEETDDAGESDGSPAKKKGKKTLFIIIGAALLVVIGGVAGAWFTGLLDPVVAMVTGEPAEKASSEEGTGPVGVVYLDLPEILVNLNTGSRTKSTFLKMRVSLELPNGQDIPKVEAQMTRIMDAFNVFLRELRIEDLKGSAGMYRLREELLARVGVAVAPTPVNDVLFKEMLVN; via the coding sequence ATGGCCGAAGATCTCGAGGAAATCGACGCAGAGGAAACCGACGACGCTGGCGAAAGCGACGGGTCGCCGGCCAAGAAGAAGGGCAAGAAGACGCTGTTCATCATCATCGGCGCCGCCCTCCTGGTGGTGATCGGCGGGGTGGCTGGCGCTTGGTTCACCGGGCTTCTCGATCCGGTGGTGGCGATGGTCACCGGCGAGCCGGCGGAAAAGGCGTCATCCGAGGAGGGCACCGGCCCGGTGGGCGTGGTGTACCTCGATCTGCCCGAGATTCTGGTCAACCTGAACACCGGCAGCCGCACCAAGTCGACCTTTCTGAAGATGCGCGTCAGCCTGGAACTGCCGAACGGCCAGGACATCCCCAAGGTCGAGGCGCAGATGACGCGCATCATGGACGCCTTCAACGTCTTCCTGCGCGAACTCAGGATCGAGGATTTGAAGGGTTCGGCCGGGATGTACCGCTTGCGCGAGGAACTGCTGGCCCGGGTGGGCGTCGCCGTGGCGCCTACCCCGGTCAATGACGTTCTGTTCAAGGAAATGCTTGTCAATTAG
- the flgF gene encoding flagellar basal-body rod protein FlgF, which yields MENTSFVALSRQATLRRQLSVIANNLANMNTTGYKSEHMMFMEHPVRSRGGERIMGDKVSYVRDIATVRDFQEGSFRETGNPLDMAIHGDGYFVVQTENGERYTRNGRFQLDDAGQLVTQQGDPVLADGGQPFFFAPGDADIHVTRDGTISTRNGPLGRLGIVNFDNPHELKEVSGGLFTAETVPVEAEQRDVVQNMLESSNVEPIVEMTRLIDVNRNYKEAYKLIETEDERMKKMIRELASTSV from the coding sequence ATGGAAAACACCTCATTCGTTGCACTCTCCCGTCAGGCGACCCTGCGCCGGCAGTTGAGCGTCATCGCCAACAATCTCGCCAACATGAACACCACCGGCTACAAAAGCGAACACATGATGTTCATGGAACATCCGGTTCGCAGCCGCGGCGGCGAGCGCATCATGGGCGACAAGGTTTCCTACGTCCGGGACATCGCCACCGTCCGCGACTTCCAGGAAGGCTCCTTCCGGGAAACCGGAAACCCCCTGGATATGGCCATTCACGGCGACGGCTACTTCGTCGTCCAGACGGAAAACGGCGAACGCTACACGCGCAACGGCCGCTTCCAGCTGGACGATGCCGGACAGCTCGTCACCCAGCAAGGCGATCCGGTGCTCGCCGACGGCGGCCAGCCGTTCTTTTTCGCCCCCGGCGATGCCGACATCCACGTGACGCGCGACGGCACCATTTCGACGCGCAACGGCCCGCTGGGCCGGCTCGGGATCGTCAACTTCGACAACCCCCACGAATTGAAGGAAGTCTCCGGCGGGCTGTTCACCGCCGAGACGGTGCCCGTCGAAGCGGAGCAACGCGACGTCGTGCAGAACATGCTGGAAAGCTCCAACGTCGAGCCGATCGTCGAGATGACCCGCCTGATCGACGTGAACCGCAATTACAAGGAAGCCTACAAATTGATTGAGACCGAGGACGAGCGGATGAAGAAGATGATCCGCGAACTCGCCAGCACCTCGGTCTGA
- the flgG gene encoding flagellar basal-body rod protein FlgG gives MRALDIAATGMMAQERNVSVISNNLANMNTTAYKRRRTEFHDLLYQNLRRVGSTSSDAGTVVPTGVQMGLGVKLAAVYRIHEQGNLNATDNTFDLAVQGPGFFQVELPTGETAYTRDGSFQLNADGEIVTHDGYALQPGITVPNNAMDVTVNESGEVLVKIDGQTALQNVGQIQLAVFQNDAGLEAVGDNLLLETPASGRPTVGNPAAINFGSVLQGFLETSNVNAVEEITEMISAQRAFEMNAKVVTTVDDLLNTVSGLR, from the coding sequence ATGAGAGCTTTGGACATCGCAGCGACCGGAATGATGGCGCAGGAGCGCAACGTCTCGGTCATCTCGAACAACCTGGCGAACATGAACACGACGGCCTACAAGCGCCGGCGCACCGAGTTCCACGACCTGCTGTACCAGAACCTGCGACGGGTCGGCAGCACGTCGTCGGACGCCGGCACGGTGGTCCCGACCGGCGTGCAGATGGGCCTCGGCGTCAAGCTGGCCGCCGTCTATCGCATTCACGAGCAAGGCAACCTGAACGCCACCGACAACACCTTCGACCTGGCCGTCCAGGGGCCCGGCTTCTTCCAGGTGGAACTGCCGACCGGCGAAACCGCCTACACGCGTGACGGTTCCTTCCAGTTGAACGCCGACGGCGAGATCGTCACCCACGACGGCTATGCCCTGCAGCCCGGCATCACGGTGCCCAACAACGCCATGGACGTCACCGTCAACGAAAGCGGCGAGGTGCTGGTGAAGATCGATGGACAGACGGCCCTGCAGAACGTCGGCCAGATCCAGCTCGCCGTCTTCCAGAACGACGCCGGCCTCGAAGCGGTCGGCGACAACCTGTTGCTGGAAACGCCCGCCTCCGGCCGTCCCACCGTCGGCAACCCCGCCGCCATCAACTTCGGCTCGGTACTCCAGGGCTTCCTCGAAACCTCCAACGTCAACGCGGTGGAGGAGATCACCGAGATGATCTCGGCCCAGCGCGCCTTCGAAATGAACGCCAAGGTGGTGACGACGGTCGACGACCTGCTCAACACCGTCAGCGGCCTTAGGTAG
- the flgA gene encoding flagellar basal body P-ring formation chaperone FlgA, with protein MRLGTILLIAAAWGCALAAPAALAETTDQVVLRQSVTVDDNLIKLGDLFIGAGANADVGVAYAPAPGKRAIFDSQWLYRVANAYGLAWRPMSLQDQAVVQRASTVIGRDEIENRILDALSGNGIGPDAQVELTNHAFRVYVAEGANTLIDVEDMVFDPRTRRFTTVIAVSPDGAGTQRFRLAGRIHDVRDVPVLTHRVLPGEVIKASDLETIPARASQMRRDTIVEVEDLIGKSPKRALPQGRAIAMSEVQDPILVPNRGLVTILYQRPRMTLTAKGRAMQDGANGDVIRISNVQSNMVIEAVVVGPHMVTVTASDRTLIN; from the coding sequence ATGAGGTTGGGAACCATCCTGTTGATCGCCGCCGCCTGGGGCTGCGCGCTTGCGGCGCCTGCGGCACTCGCCGAAACCACCGACCAGGTCGTCCTGCGCCAATCGGTCACGGTCGACGACAACCTGATCAAGCTGGGCGACCTGTTCATCGGCGCCGGCGCCAACGCCGACGTCGGCGTCGCCTATGCGCCGGCCCCCGGCAAGCGGGCCATCTTCGACAGCCAGTGGCTCTACCGGGTGGCCAACGCCTATGGCCTGGCGTGGCGGCCCATGAGCCTGCAGGACCAGGCGGTGGTTCAGCGGGCCAGCACGGTGATCGGCCGCGACGAAATCGAGAACCGCATCCTGGACGCGCTGTCGGGCAACGGCATCGGGCCCGACGCCCAGGTCGAGTTGACCAACCACGCCTTCCGCGTCTACGTCGCCGAGGGCGCCAACACCCTGATCGACGTCGAGGACATGGTCTTCGACCCGCGCACCCGCCGCTTCACCACGGTGATCGCGGTTTCCCCCGACGGCGCCGGCACCCAGCGCTTCCGGCTGGCCGGGCGGATCCACGACGTGCGCGACGTCCCGGTCCTGACCCATCGCGTCCTGCCCGGCGAAGTCATCAAGGCGAGCGACCTCGAAACCATCCCGGCGCGGGCCAGCCAGATGCGGCGCGACACCATCGTCGAGGTCGAGGACCTGATCGGCAAGTCGCCGAAGCGGGCGCTGCCCCAGGGCCGCGCGATTGCCATGAGCGAAGTCCAGGACCCCATCCTGGTGCCGAACCGGGGCCTGGTTACCATTCTTTACCAGCGCCCGCGGATGACGCTGACCGCCAAGGGCCGCGCCATGCAGGACGGCGCCAACGGCGATGTCATCCGCATCTCCAACGTCCAGAGCAACATGGTCATCGAGGCCGTGGTCGTCGGTCCCCACATGGTGACCGTCACCGCCTCGGACCGGACGCTGATCAACTAG
- the flgH gene encoding flagellar basal body L-ring protein FlgH, with the protein MTRHPAMRTVQIAALAAVIAAVAGCNTLTELSEVGDGPKLSQIENPTAKPDYKPVNLPLPAAQPADHNPNSLWRPGAKAFFKDTRAKDIGDILTVKLNLKDSATWDNKTERDRKDSEDTDVTALLGLEAEFSKVLPEAVNPASMLSFGNTHKTSGDGSIERSETLEVTFAAIVTQILRNGHLVILGRQEVRVNAELRELMVMGVIRPEDIDSDNSIPHEKIAEMRVAYGGRGTLSNLQQPRWGTQIWDILFPF; encoded by the coding sequence ATGACCCGCCATCCGGCCATGCGAACCGTCCAGATCGCCGCCCTCGCAGCCGTCATTGCCGCCGTCGCCGGCTGCAACACCCTGACCGAACTCTCCGAGGTCGGCGACGGGCCGAAGCTTTCGCAGATCGAAAACCCGACGGCCAAGCCCGACTACAAGCCGGTCAACCTGCCGCTGCCCGCCGCCCAGCCGGCCGACCACAACCCGAATTCCCTGTGGCGGCCCGGCGCCAAGGCCTTCTTCAAGGACACCCGGGCCAAGGACATCGGCGACATCCTGACCGTCAAGCTCAACCTCAAGGACAGCGCCACCTGGGACAACAAGACCGAACGCGACCGCAAGGACAGCGAGGATACCGACGTCACCGCCCTGCTGGGCCTTGAGGCCGAGTTCAGCAAGGTCCTGCCGGAAGCCGTCAACCCGGCCTCCATGCTGAGCTTCGGCAACACCCACAAGACCTCGGGCGACGGCTCCATCGAGAGGAGCGAGACCCTGGAGGTGACGTTCGCCGCCATCGTCACCCAGATCCTGCGCAACGGCCACCTCGTCATCCTCGGCCGCCAGGAAGTGCGGGTGAACGCCGAACTGCGCGAACTGATGGTGATGGGCGTCATCCGCCCCGAAGATATCGATTCGGACAATTCGATCCCCCACGAGAAGATCGCCGAAATGCGGGTCGCCTATGGCGGGCGCGGCACGCTCAGCAATCTGCAGCAGCCGCGTTGGGGCACGCAGATCTGGGACATCCTCTTCCCCTTCTAG